One Microbacterium sp. zg-B96 genomic region harbors:
- a CDS encoding TerC family protein, whose protein sequence is MGFEIPVWFEISAFIVLLTILIADLLLIIKRPHIPSAKESTLWVVFYVGLAIAFAFVLFAVTGSGDVTGQFVAGWLTEYSLSIDNLFVFVLIMGQFAVPRQYQQKVLMVGIIIALILRGIFILLGAVIIEQFLPIFYLFGAFLIYTAWKQAFPAKEHEDEIKKESAIVRLLRRRVDISEEYDGAKVRTVVGGKKIFTPMIIVFVAIGMTDLLFALDSIPAIFGITQDPFIVFTANIFALMGLRQLYFLLGGLLDRLRYLHYGIAFILAFIGVKLIFHAMHENELPFINGGEHISWVPDISTWMSLGVIIASMTVATVASLIASSRDRKAQTPQAAAAAVAHEHRTPATVEEPDAHATHPAAERPDEPTGH, encoded by the coding sequence GATCAGCGCGTTCATCGTGCTGCTCACGATCCTCATCGCCGATCTGCTTCTGATCATCAAGCGCCCGCACATCCCCTCGGCGAAGGAGTCGACGCTGTGGGTGGTGTTCTACGTAGGGCTGGCGATCGCCTTCGCCTTCGTGCTGTTCGCCGTCACCGGCAGCGGGGACGTGACCGGGCAGTTCGTCGCCGGCTGGCTCACCGAGTACAGCCTGTCGATCGACAACCTCTTCGTCTTCGTGCTGATCATGGGCCAGTTCGCGGTGCCCCGGCAGTACCAGCAGAAGGTGCTGATGGTCGGCATCATCATCGCGCTGATCCTGCGCGGCATCTTCATCCTGCTCGGCGCCGTGATCATCGAGCAGTTCCTGCCGATCTTCTACCTGTTCGGCGCGTTCCTCATCTACACCGCCTGGAAGCAGGCCTTCCCCGCCAAGGAGCATGAGGACGAGATCAAGAAGGAGAGCGCCATCGTGCGCCTCCTGCGCCGCCGCGTCGACATCAGCGAGGAGTACGACGGCGCCAAGGTGCGCACGGTCGTCGGGGGCAAGAAGATCTTCACCCCGATGATCATCGTGTTCGTCGCCATCGGCATGACCGACCTGCTGTTCGCGCTGGACTCGATCCCCGCGATCTTCGGTATCACGCAGGACCCGTTCATCGTCTTCACCGCGAACATCTTCGCGCTGATGGGGCTGCGTCAGCTGTACTTCCTGCTCGGCGGGCTGCTGGATCGCCTCCGCTACCTGCACTACGGCATCGCGTTCATCCTCGCCTTCATCGGCGTGAAGCTCATCTTCCACGCCATGCATGAGAACGAGCTGCCCTTCATCAACGGCGGCGAGCACATCTCGTGGGTGCCCGACATCTCCACCTGGATGTCGCTGGGTGTCATCATCGCCTCCATGACGGTGGCCACGGTCGCCAGCCTCATCGCGTCGTCCCGCGACCGCAAGGCGCAGACTCCGCAGGCGGCGGCAGCGGCGGTGGCTCACGAGCACCGCACGCCCGCGACGGTCGAGGAGCCGGACGCGCACGCCACGCACCCGGCGGCGGAACGCCCGGACGAGCCCACCGGTCACTGA
- the leuC gene encoding 3-isopropylmalate dehydratase large subunit, whose amino-acid sequence MSTPAATIPDRPRTLPEKVWDDHVVVKGEDGAPDLIYIDLHLVHEVTSPQAFSGLRAEGRPVRRLDLTIATEDHNTPTLEIDKPIVDLTSRTQIETLRRNAEEFGVRLHSLGDKEQGIVHVVGPQLGLTMPGITVVCGDSHTSTHGAFGAMAFGIGTSEVEHVLATQTLPLKPFKTMAITVEGDLKPGVTAKDIILAVIAKIGTNGGQGYVLEFRGSAIRALSMEGRMTICNMSIEAGARAGMVAPDETTFAYLKGRPHAPQGQDWDDAVAYWRTLPGDEGAVHDAEVFLDADSLEPFVTWGTNPGQGVSLSDVVPSPEDFADPNDQAAARRALEYMDLVPGTPLKDVPVDAVFMGSCTNSRIEDLRAFASIVRGRTKAEGVRVMVVPGSARVRLEAEAEGLDQVFLGFGAEWRFAGCSMCLGMNPDQLSPGERCASTSNRNFEGRQGKGGRTHLVSPLVAAATAVLGRLASPSDLPVSAGVEA is encoded by the coding sequence ATGAGCACACCCGCAGCGACGATCCCCGATCGCCCCCGCACCCTCCCCGAGAAGGTGTGGGATGACCACGTGGTGGTCAAGGGCGAAGACGGCGCACCCGACCTCATCTACATCGACCTGCACCTCGTGCACGAGGTGACCAGCCCGCAGGCCTTCTCGGGTCTCCGCGCCGAAGGCCGCCCGGTACGGCGCCTGGACCTCACCATCGCCACCGAGGACCACAACACCCCGACGCTGGAGATCGACAAGCCCATCGTCGATCTGACCAGCCGCACGCAGATCGAAACCCTCCGCCGCAATGCGGAGGAATTCGGCGTCCGCCTGCATTCGCTCGGTGACAAGGAACAGGGCATCGTCCACGTGGTCGGGCCGCAGCTCGGGCTCACCATGCCGGGAATCACCGTCGTGTGCGGCGATTCCCACACCTCCACGCACGGCGCGTTCGGCGCCATGGCGTTCGGCATCGGCACGAGCGAGGTGGAGCATGTGTTGGCCACCCAGACGCTGCCGCTGAAGCCATTCAAGACGATGGCGATCACCGTCGAGGGCGACCTGAAGCCCGGCGTCACGGCGAAGGACATCATCCTCGCCGTCATTGCGAAGATCGGCACCAACGGGGGACAGGGCTACGTCCTCGAGTTCCGCGGCAGTGCGATCCGCGCCCTCTCGATGGAGGGGCGGATGACCATCTGCAACATGTCGATCGAAGCCGGCGCTCGCGCCGGCATGGTTGCACCCGACGAAACCACGTTCGCCTACCTCAAGGGCCGCCCGCACGCGCCGCAGGGTCAGGATTGGGACGACGCCGTGGCGTACTGGCGAACGCTGCCCGGCGACGAGGGCGCCGTGCACGATGCCGAGGTGTTCCTCGACGCGGACTCGCTGGAACCCTTCGTGACGTGGGGCACCAACCCGGGCCAGGGCGTGTCGCTCAGCGACGTCGTGCCTTCCCCGGAGGACTTCGCCGACCCCAACGACCAGGCCGCCGCCCGCCGCGCTCTGGAGTACATGGACCTGGTCCCCGGTACGCCGCTGAAGGACGTGCCGGTGGATGCCGTCTTCATGGGCTCCTGCACCAACAGCCGCATCGAGGACCTGCGTGCCTTCGCGTCGATCGTGCGCGGCAGGACGAAGGCCGAGGGCGTTCGCGTCATGGTGGTGCCCGGTTCCGCCCGGGTGCGCCTGGAGGCCGAGGCCGAGGGCCTGGACCAGGTGTTCCTCGGCTTCGGTGCCGAGTGGCGCTTCGCAGGCTGCTCCATGTGCCTGGGGATGAATCCCGACCAGCTCTCCCCGGGGGAGCGCTGCGCATCCACGAGCAACCGCAACTTCGAGGGCAGGCAGGGCAAGGGCGGGCGCACCCACCTCGTCTCGCCGCTGGTGGCCGCCGCCACCGCCGTGCTCGGGCGACTCGCCAGCCCCAGCGATCTGCCGGTATCGGCCGGAGTGGAGGCCTGA
- the leuD gene encoding 3-isopropylmalate dehydratase small subunit → MEKFTTHTGVAAALTRSAVDTDQIIPAVYLKRVTKTGFEDALFANWRQDPDFVLNQPAFAGASILVAGADFGTGSSREHAVWALRDYGFQVVLSPKFADIFRGNAGKQGLVTGVISESDLEAVWAQIAAQPGIEMTVDLVARTARIGDLSLPFEIDDYTRWRLLEGLDDIGLTLRDEAAIAQFEARREAWRPRTLPVR, encoded by the coding sequence ATGGAGAAATTCACCACCCACACCGGCGTCGCCGCAGCGCTCACCCGCTCTGCCGTCGACACCGACCAGATCATCCCCGCGGTGTATCTGAAGCGGGTCACGAAGACCGGTTTCGAAGACGCACTGTTTGCGAACTGGCGCCAGGACCCCGACTTCGTGCTCAACCAGCCCGCGTTCGCAGGTGCCTCGATCCTCGTCGCCGGTGCCGACTTCGGTACCGGGTCCAGCCGCGAGCACGCCGTGTGGGCGCTGCGCGACTACGGGTTCCAGGTGGTGCTGAGCCCCAAGTTCGCCGACATCTTCCGTGGCAACGCGGGCAAGCAGGGCCTGGTTACAGGTGTCATCTCGGAGAGCGATCTCGAGGCCGTGTGGGCGCAGATCGCCGCGCAGCCCGGCATCGAGATGACCGTCGACCTCGTAGCACGAACGGCGCGAATCGGCGACCTCAGCCTTCCCTTCGAGATCGATGATTACACTAGATGGCGCCTGCTCGAAGGTCTGGATGACATCGGGCTGACGCTGCGCGACGAGGCTGCGATCGCGCAGTTCGAAGCCCGCCGCGAGGCATGGCGCCCGCGGACCCTCCCGGTCCGGTAG